A window of the Dictyostelium discoideum AX4 chromosome 4 chromosome, whole genome shotgun sequence genome harbors these coding sequences:
- the cdc25 gene encoding rhodanese-like domain-containing protein, which translates to MGPTENQSFEIEFPNSSNTAAANSISTAINNNTTTAATITFTPANNNINNINNNNNNNNNNKFNSNFDIESNKENSINQSNINSNVNSFPLKIQTKTLNSTTTSSNNNNNNIFSIGFRPLSPRGVSPRFHSNSSSSCSSEISTPSSSTFLEDPNLIASNTISSNNSINNNNNNNNNNNNNNNNNNNDNSNNNINTNNINNNNNNTNNGENPQKKQRNSQILSKNFYSLSLHADSPKHSRSTTDLSTFLGMSDPDVMTYRSKTFCISDFHQFDIDTTTNDNKNKNNNTKSTDESSTFDGKSSNSVENNNMTIINNNNNNNNNNNNNNNNNNNNNNLNQDRPTIPTVAHSLSSNSIPHKFNSSNSLPPQMLSSSAPSLFSLLENSNNNNNNNNNNNNNNNNNNNNNNNNDNSNISINDESIVLISTPVKEYSYNRSLCLSDEEGGEDDEDDTPPTPIQLVRPTPTPINPSLSLSLSSSLNATNSTTYLHLGRSATVLLNPPLLVSSMRQHHNSPSSSPSQSIPIVQTRERSQSSLSFLSPYQQQYYPSSPELSPMVPTPLVNRIFNNINNNNNNNNNNNNNNNNNNNNNNNNNNNNNNNGTNSNNLNNQSTSEDRDDSPNTSLDQISGSPYKTPSKLSFHSPNSSAIFNSISNSQQTGKRSRTCLDFTKFSSHLLDEDSSCFSTQTNNNNTSSTGLISPSSSPKQQNVLIENTTNTTSNSSSSSSSTTTTTTTISVTNTLAAIQQNLNSNANLNNNNNNNNNNNNNISSYFSRSNSISSQRPPRPLSMSSSFISRQSPDIHISSNSLPKPVDTSNTNNNNENENDTNKLDKINNVNSNIAKIIEQQQQRNISNSNNNNNLTQDQDQQDDQFKAKLLKQLSGRQGYNGVSSESVYELLKNPTLINAIITVVDCRYKYEYDGGHIKNAINIPPTGSRQMVLDRFFKFPTPKNQQHVIIFHCEFSSKRAPDCYSLFRELDREHNEYPNIHYPEIYLLNGGYKKFFESFQGDMCEGNYIRMDDKLYQANLKEEEEKKKKEKITIRNIKAFKNRSHSFHV; encoded by the coding sequence atgGGACCAACAGAAAATCAATCATTTGAGATTGAATTTCCAAATTCTTCAAACACCGCTGCTGCTAACAGTATCTCCACTgccataaataataataccaccaCTGCTGCCACCATTACCTTTACTCctgctaataataatattaataatattaataataataataataataataataacaataaatttaattccaatTTTGATATCGaatcaaataaagaaaatagtATAAACCAgtcaaatattaatagtaatgtTAATAGTTTtccattaaaaattcaaaccaAAACCTTAAATAGTACCACTacaagtagtaataataataataataatattttttcaattggcTTTAGGCCACTATCACCACGTGGTGTTTCCCCAAGATTTCACTCAAACTCAAGTAGTTCATGTAGTAGTGAAATTTCAACTCCAAGTTCCTCAACTTTTTTAGAGGATCCAAATTTAATAGCGTCAAATACTATTTCCTctaataatagtataaataataataataataataataataataataataataataataataataataataacgataatagcaataataatattaataccaataatattaataataataataataataccaataatggtgaaaatccacaaaaaaaacagaGAAATTCtcaaattttatcaaaaaactTTTATAGTCTCTCTTTACATGCCGATTCACCAAAACACTCAAGATCAACCACTGATTTATCAACATTTTTGGGTATGAGCGATCCAGATGTTATGACTTATAGATCTAAAACTTTTTGTATTTCagattttcatcaatttgatattgataccaccaccaatgataataaaaataaaaataataatactaagtCAACTGATGAATCTTCAACTTTTGATGGTAAAAGTTCAAATAGTGTTGAAAATAACAATatgactattattaataataataataataataataataataataataataataataataataataataataataataatttaaatcaagaTAGACCAACAATTCCAACAGTTGCTCATTCATtatcttcaaattcaattccacataaatttaatagttcaaattcattaccaCCACAAATGTTATCTTCTTCAGCtccatcattattttctctattagaaaatagtaataataataataataataataataataataataataataataataataataataataataataataataatgataatagtaacatttcaattaatgatgaatCAATTGTATTGATTAGTACACCAGTTAAAGAATATAGTTATAATAGATCATTATGTTTATCAGATGAGGAAGGAGGTGAggatgatgaggatgatacaccaccaacaccaattcaattggttagaccaacaccaacaccaattaatccatcattatcactatcattatcatcatcattgaaTGCAACAAACTCTACAACCTACCTACATTTGGGTAGATCTGCCACTGTACTTTTAAATCCACCTTTACTCGTAAGTTCAATGAGACAACATCACAactcaccatcatcatcaccatctcAATCAATTCCAATAGTTCAAACTCGTGAACGTTCTCAatcttctttatcttttcttTCAccttatcaacaacaatattacCCATCAAGTCCTGAATTATCACCAATGGTACCAACTCCACTTGtaaatagaatttttaataatataaataataataataataataataataataataataataataataataataataataataataataataataataataataataataataataatggaaccaatagtaataatttaaataatcaatcaacCAGTGAAGATAGAGATGATTCACCAAATACTAGTTTAGATCAAATTTCAGGATCACCATATAAAACTCCAAGTAAATTATCATTTCACTCACCAAACTCATCAGCTATTTTTAATAGTATCAGTAATAGTCAACAAACCGGTAAACGTTCTAGAACTTGTTTGGATTTCACAAAATTTTCTTCACATTTGCTTGATGAAGATAGTTCTTGTTTTTCTACtcaaaccaataataataatactagtTCAACCGGTTTAATTTCACCTTCATCCTCTccaaaacaacaaaatgttttaattgaaaatactaCCAACACCACTTCTaactcatcatcatcatcatcatcaaccaccaccaccacaaccaccattTCTGTAACAAATACTTTGGCTGCTATTCAACAAAATTTGAATAGTAatgcaaatttaaataataataataataataataataataataataataatatctctTCATATTTTTCACGTTCAAACTCTATTAGTTCACAACGTCCACCACGTCCTCTATCAATGTCATCATCTTTTATTTCAAGACAATCACCTGATATTCATAtttcttcaaattcattaccaAAACCAGTTGATACTTCAAATactaacaataataatgaaaatgaaaatgatactAACAAAttagataaaattaataatgtaaatagtaatattgctaaaattattgaacaacaacaacaacgtaATATtagcaatagtaataataataataatttaacacaAGATCAAGATCAACAGGATGATCAATTTAAagcaaaattattaaaacaattatcagGTCGTCAAGGTTATAATGGAGTTTCATCAGAATCAGTTTATGAACTTTTAAAGAATCCAACTCTTATTAATGCTATTATTACCGTTGTTGATTGTAGATATAAATATGAATATGATGGTGGACATATTAAAAATGCAATTAATATTCCACCAACTGGTTCAAGACAAATGGTATTGGATAGATTCTTTAAGTTTCCAACAccaaaaaatcaacaacatgTCATCATTTTCCATTGTGAATTCTCTTCAAAGAGAGCTCCAGATTGTTATTCTCTATTTAGAGAGTTGGATCGTGAACATAATGAGTATCCAAATATTCACTATCCTGAGATTTATCTATTAAATGGAGGTTATAAGAAATTCTTTGAAAGTTTCCAAGGTGATATGTGTGAAGGTAATTACATCAGAATGGATGATAAATTATACCAAGCAAACTtgaaagaagaagaagaaaaaaagaaaaaagaaaaaattacaattagaAATATTAAAGCTTTTAAGAATAGATCTCATTCTTTTcatgtttaa
- the dnajc19 gene encoding mitochondrial import inner membrane translocase subunit 14 (DnaJ homolog subfamily C member 19): MATPIIVGATIAGIAYSSRFLIRVIQRAKSKQLFEMVSTPGFTVETIEDGFENKMTPAEAANILGLKEESTKEEIKIRHKLLMIKNHPDKGGSSYLATKINEARNVLSSKNSN, translated from the exons atggcaACCCCAATTATTGTTGGAGCAACCATTGCAGGTATTGCATATTCAAGTAGATTTTTAATTAGAGTTATTCAAAGAgcaaaatcaaaacaacTTTTTGAAATGGTTTCAACACCAGGTTTCACTGTTGAAACTATTGAAGATGGTTTCGAAAATAAAATGACTCCTGCTGAAGCTGCAAATATTTTAGGTTtaaa AGAAGAATCaacaaaagaagaaattaaaattagacataaacttttaatgattaaaaaCCATCCAGATAAGGGTGGTTCCTCTTATTTAGCAACCAAAATTAATGAAGCAAGAAATGTTCTTTCTTCTAAAAACAGCAATTAG
- the mcfM gene encoding mitochondrial substrate carrier family protein, translated as MRYILNNNVEGTSALLGSTVATAFLQPFDFLKIRLQGSGFASGGDLNKFKRVGVIDTCKNVLKNEGIKQFWRGSSPTIVASGIAWGTYMHFYEAYKNILKSKYNVTQLNTFDHFICAVGASATQVFITNPIFLIKTRMQLQTPGSANYYTGIFDGIKKTVKVEGFKGLYKGVIPSLWLTFHGGIQMSSYEHIKFYFSSNSGKSLDSLNASEIFIASSISKFLASTILYPFQVVKTRLQDERNIPNQNNVRVYNGTKDVIFKILKNEGIIGFYRGLVPNTLKVIPNTSITLLLYEEIKKSFNYIINE; from the exons ATGagatatatattaaataata atgtTGAAGGAACATCAGCATTATTAGGATCAACAGTTGCAACAGCATTTTTACAaccatttgattttttaaaaattaggTTACAAGGCAGTGGATTTGCAAGTGGaggtgatttaaataaatttaaaagggTTGGAGTTATTGATACATGTAAAAACGTTTTAAAGAATGAAGgaattaaacaattttgGAGAGGatcatcaccaacaattGTTGCTAGTGGAATAGCATGGGGAACCTATATGCACTTTTACGAAGcctataaaaatatattaaaatccaAATACAACGTTACACAATTAAATACATTTGATCATTTCATTTGCGCAGTTGGTGCTAGTGCAACCCAAGTTTTCATAACGAatccaatatttttaattaaaacacgTATGCAATTACAAACACCTGGTTCTGCAAATTATTATACAGGTATATTTgatggaattaaaaaaactgttAAAGTTGAAGGTTTCAAAGGTTTATATAAAGGCGTAATTCCATCATTATGGTTAACATTTCATGGTGGTATTCAAATGTCTTCATATGaacatattaaattttatttctctTCAAATTCTGGTAAATCATTAGATTCATTA aATGCATCAGAAATTTTTATAGCAAGTagtatttcaaaatttttagcAAGTACAATTTTATATCCATTTCAAGTTGTAAAGACTAGATTACAAGATGAAAGAAATATaccaaatcaaaataatgttAGAGTATACAATGGAACAAAAGAtgttatatttaaaattttaaagaatgaaGGTATAATAGGATTTTATCGTGGTTTAGTACCAAATACATTAAAAGTTATACCAAATACTTCaattactttattattatatgaagaaattaaaaaaagttttaattatattataaatgaataa
- a CDS encoding short-chain dehydrogenase/reductase family protein (Similar to SDR), with the protein MEGKTILVTGASRGIGREICLQLASLKNVNVALADVNVCEETINLMKEINPSVETLSIVCDISKSDQVEDMVNRVVVKFGRLDGAVNNAGILGQMARIGEYDESMFSKMMDINIKGTWLCIKYQVKQMEKQGKGDYSIVNISSIAGVLSFPYNSGYSAVKHAILGITKSAAAEYGALNIRCNAVLPGASETAMLREYLPPGEATAQLEGHVPLKRVSHPSEIAKPVLFLLSPESSYITGQSLIADGGLTIV; encoded by the coding sequence atggaaGGTAAAACAATTTTAGTAACTGGCGCATCTCGTGGTATTGGTAGAGAAATCTGTTTACAATTAGCATCcttaaaaaatgttaatgTTGCTTTAGCAGATGTTAATGTTTGTGAAGAAACCATTAACTTGATGAAAGAGATCAACCCATCAGTCGAAACCTTATCAATCGTTTGTGATATCTCAAAGAGTGATCAAGTTGAAGATATGGTAAACAGAGTTGTTGTAAAATTTGGCCGTTTAGATGGTGCTGTTAACAATGCTGGTATCTTGGGTCAAATGGCTAGAATTGGAGAATATGACGAGTCAATGTTCTCTAAAATGATGGATATCAATATCAAAGGTACCTGGTTATGCATTAAATATCAAGTCAAACAAATGGAAAAACAAGGTAAAGGTGACTACTCCATCGTTAACATTTCCTCAATCGCTGGTGTATTATCATTCCCATACAACAGTGGTTACTCTGCCGTTAAACACGCTATTCTTGGTATCACTAAATCTGCTGCTGCCGAATATGGTGCCCTCAACATTAGATGTAATGCCGTATTACCAGGTGCCTCTGAAACTGCTATGCTTAGAGAATATTTACCACCAGGTGAAGCAACTGCTCAATTAGAAGGTCACGTCCCACTCAAGAGAGTATCACACCCAAGTGAAATTGCCAAACCAGTCTTATTCTTATTAAGCCCAGAATCATCCTACATTACTGGTCAATCCTTAATTGCTGATGGTGGTCTTACTATTGTTTAA
- the rpl26 gene encoding S60 ribosomal protein L26 — protein sequence MKRNTNVSSSRRKSRKAHFTASSGERRIRMSAALSHDLRTKYNVRSLPIRKDDEVRVVCGDNKNHEGKVVACYRKKYVIHIDKLTVTKTNGNTAQIGVSPSNVILTKLKLDKDRKALLERKNRTVAADKGKVKVSADVN from the exons atgaaaagaaacaCTA ACGTCAGCTCATCCCGTAGAAAGTCAAGAAAAGCACACTTCACCGCCTCATCAGGTGAAAGACGTATCCGTATGTCTGCTGCTTTATCTCACGATTTAAGAACTAAATACAACGTTAGATCTCTTCCAATCAGAAAAGACGACGAAGTCCGTGTTGTCTGTGGTGATAACAAGAATCACGAAGGTAAAGTTGTTGCCTGTTACAGAAAGAAATACGTCATCCACATTGACAAACTTACCGTCACCAAAACCAACGGTAACACTGCTCAAATTGGTGTCAGTCCATCAAATGTCATCTtaactaaattaaaattagataaAGACAGAAAAGCTTTATTAGAAAGAAAAAACAGAACCGTCGCTGCTGATAAGGGTAAAGTCAAAGTCTCTGCTGACGTCaactaa